tgAACAAATTTCGTAAACACAAATATATTTTCTAAAGCGCAACCAAATTTTGaaactttgaaaaaaaaattaaaaagtgcgaacattttttaaaacgtgAACAGTTTTTGAACTCCTGAAAAATAGCTTTTGAGGATAATTtttgaaacacgaacatttttcgaaatttgTGAATAGTTTTTTATAATGGGAACAATTTTTCGAAAATCTGAACATTTattgaaaaatacaaaaaaatgaaaATCCTTGAATTTTCGGATTTATGAACAAAATAATAAAACACAACGATTAGAAAAATTGAAAATGAAAAATTATAAAGAAAGGAAagtgaaaaaagaaataaaaacaaaagagaaataagcagaaagggaaaaaggagagaaaagaaaaaaggaaaacgaaaaaaacagaacaagaaaaaaaccggatcaggaaccttctagaagtttcccaaaaccagaaaaaaccggctgggaacctctagaaggttcctaaaccgGGGACGTTGAAACACTGAAACGGGATGGCCCAGCTGGAACGATCCCTCGATATCCCTGTGCGAAACCTCGGCAGTTTGCCGCAAAGAGCGGCGAATAGGAAATTCCATTCTTAAGAGCAACTAGTTTGTTGAATCAAAGGGATAGGTGGACCAATGGGCTTGTCGTAATTGGGCTGTGGACCAGTGTGCCATCCTTCCACACCCTGGAAAAATAAGTGTGAACCAACGATTGGGTTTGTCTTCATCAGTAGTACTGTAGTGGCCTGGAGATTCCTTCCCCTAAAAATAGCCTCGAAATTTTCCTAAGAAAAACAAAGATAACTTAACTATGCTAACTTTTTGAGGGAAAAACTATGTCTTGTACTCAGAGTTCTCTCAGAAAAAGAACTACTCCCACCGATCCATGTTAATTGACGTTGATCTAGTACAAAAGTAAGAAAACTTGAAAGATATTTACTGGTTCGTGGTCGTGCCGTTACCAAACACCACAGCATGTAATATCAGCACCTTGCAGTCtactcttttttttttgaaattgtttgGATTGTTTACCGCATATGTCATGTGGTAGCACCATGCAGTCTACATTGTTTTATCTAGATCACAACATGATAGTTCTCTACTTCGGAGAAAAATTATTTCCTCAAAAAGGTCAATCACAATTATCATCTTGTCTGGAGCTCAACTCGGTTGAATGGTATGGAACAATCCAACATTTGGAATGCAACAGTTTCAGACAAGGTCCAACAGGTTTTCTAGAAAATTTATCCACGCTCGAAGCATAGGTAATGAATGTTGTGTACTGCCTGACTCATACATTCTGATGTTGTAGTGCACAAACTGTACTTACATTTttcttttttgcagggaaactgTACTTACATTACAGACCATGCGATACATCTGAGAATATTACAAGCTCGTTGTGCGCAAGTGCATCCCAACAGTTGGTTCTTGGGAATTGTGTGCCGAATGGGATGAAATCGCTCAGACCAAGAAACAATCATCGCTTCTGATCTCAAAATCAGGTTCTTACTTTTTCAGATTCTAATCTCCAGGCCTACTGATCCGAGAAAATGTGCCGGTCTCCGAGAAGTAGGTGCTCTGGATTCCACTTCCAAGAAGGTTCCCGTGTGCCTGTGGGTTTGACAGTTCTATTCCCTGCAAGTGGAAAGTAAGGTATATGAGAAAGATGGAGTGATGCCAGAGATTTCATGTGGTTAACCTCTTTAAAAATAACAAAATAGGACAATCCAACTAACTGAAACCGTATAATGGCGTCAAAGATGCATACAGCCTACTGATTACCATCTATACGGAAGGTGCTGAACGTATAAAAGTATGGTACAAACTAACAGCAGCCATACAGCACCTGGTTTACAAGAAAGAAAAAAGAATATGTAATGCTGGCATATTTATGTACAGTATAGCAAAATATATTGTTCATGATGACTTCACTCACATAAACAAAAAAGGACTTTCTGGTGCAGCAAAAAGACAAAAACAATGGATGCAATGCCTTTTCCGACTCCTCAACATGAGCAAGTCAAGCAATAACTAAGCAAATACAAGATAAAAATTACATAGCAATCTAGAGTATCAGTCATGATCCCATGTTAAACAACTGGATTGACTAAAGATCATGCATAACATCAATTACCTATCTTATTAAAGTGAACCAGGGAAAAATAAACTCACCTGAACTGGTGTAAAGGTCAAACTAGATGTCAGTCCAGATGTTGCACCACTGCTACCATAACTCTTCTCCTTGAATCTAATATTAGAAAGTAATATGGAATCAATGAGAGATTGCAGTGCGTGATATCAAGAAAGTGGTCATGAATTGAAATAGAAACATCAATTTCAAGATAATTAAGAGAGTTACAGTAGCATAACGATTTGCCTGCAAGGCTACTAGAACTGGTACAGGGTGCAAATAATCCGTAACATAAAAAATGTGTGCAAACACCTAAATGATCTAAGGTTTGTGCAGGGAAACATTACACTTGTGTTGAATTTAGAAACAGTCAAACAGAAAACATTACACTGCAAGTTATACCATGTTTTTTGGAGTAAAAGTGCAGAAGACCTCTATTGCCGAGCTAATTAGTAGTGATGTGCTTTATGCTTTAACACCAAATGGCAAGGAACAGGAAGGAACAAAATAAAGATACTGTGGGAAGAATAAAGAAGGCATACTTTTTTGCCACTTTAGCAGCAAGTTTGTTCTGTGCAGCTGAGACACGTAGCTTCCCACTTCCGGCCTGCCCGAGCATGCCGTAACCTTCCCCCAAACCATCACCTGGTGATAACAAGATGTGATCATGTCAATATTAAAGTATAGTGTAGCTAAactaactactccctccgatccaaattacttgtcgctcaaacggatgtatctatctagcactgaaatacatctagatacatccgtttgagtgacaagtaatatggatcggagggagtaacaaAATGTTATTCCAACCATACTGTCAAAACCAACTGACCTAATGAGCTCTCCTCTGGTATTCCAAACTGCATTCGGTTTGCAAGCTTCATCATATCAGTTACCGCATATCTGCACAACCAAGTTCCCGAAGTCATGACAAGATACCATGTTGTATATGCGATGAATCAAGTTTCAGCACAGAATGCAAATAAGTAGTTCAAGAAACAAATAAGCATGAAGCTGTTcaatatgttttttttgcaaaaaaagttgAGAAAAGCTTACCTTTCTTTCATTTTTCGAAGGCGGCGACCCCCTCTCTTCTTTTTAGGCTCGGAGTCTGGTACAGGAAGTGGTTTTGGAAGCTTTGCAGGAGGTGGTTCTCGCCACTTCTCGATCTTCTTACGAATTTCTTCTAACAAGTTGCGAAAGGCACAGATTTGTCTACAATGAGCTGGTACTCTGGATCCTCCTCCAGGATGAACCCTTGATTAGACAAATCTGTGCCTTTCTCAAGTGCTCCTTCGACTTTCTGCATGCAGAAAATGGACCTGTATATTAATGTATTGTCATGGATGCGGTGAGTCAAAGATTTTTTAGACTAAGGCTAGACTAAAGATGAACAACGCCGCATGCCCTATGGACTCAAATCGCAGCCCTATGAACCCAAATTGAATGGAAGCATATTTTTCACACAAACCATTTGTAACATTGAGCGAGAACTGAGCGATACAGCACGAGTGTGCATGCTGTGTCACTGCAGAACCTGCATTTAGGGCCTAGCTTCTGCAGGTGACTCAGGTTGTCTTATAATATTAAAAAGGTCTCCAGGGACTAATCCCTGGTTGGCCTATTTCTTTCTTATTGCACACTAAACATACTAAAATATCTCCATTTGCACCCTAAGAACACTTAAAGTACTATTTGGGAATGAGACATGAAAAGAACAATCAACTGAGTGTTTCTCCAAAATCCATACAATAGGTGCCATTTAAGATTTCTTTCGAACTAGCAAGCCCTGTTTTGGTGAAAAACATTGTGCAGCATCTTATAACTGACTGATTACCCTAACCGCACAAATAAGGTTTTACTTTTTACCAGATATGAACATAGATCTATGCAAGAGAGAAAGGTATAAGGTTACAAGATTTATGAGTTTGATCACATACTTGCATTATGTCAATATAACGTTGTGTCTTTTGTAGTTTTGAGACACTGTCAAGATCGTCACGATTAAGAGACTCGAGGTCAGGcatatcatcatcaccatcctcatccacACCCACTGCCTCAGCGTTGTCTTCTTCCTGAAATTTGACAACAGATTAAGGAATTGCCAACAAATATATCCTTCTAAAACATGGTTACGCAGTAGACACAGAAATCAACTCACAGGATAGGCTTCATTGTCTGAAAGTTCGTCAAGATCGGCCAAGAAGGAATCAGCGAGGCTTGCCTGTGAAATGGCACTGTTTAGACACACCATGAGACCACTTGCCCAAAATAAATTGCAAATTCAAGATTGCTTAGCTGCTTAACAGGAGGTGAGATGAACTCACCATTATCTCGTCCCAAGTCTTCACCTTGGCAGGCTAGACCTATAAGAGAAGTTATTGAAGAGGACGATCAGCTCAATCACAACAAATATATAGTGCCCAGATAGGCACGCAATGTTCAAAAAGCGGAAAGCGTAAGCGAAGCAGAAGGCCACAACTTAGAGCAATGGGTGCTTAACCTTTTTTTGAAATTGGCTATATACACAGGAAAATAGGAAACATGGCACATGGTAATTTACATAGCATCTAAAATACAGTTCACACCATAGCAAATACACATCTGGTTCACATAAGCAAAATAACAACTTAAATGCAGTTCAGTTCAAATAGTCATAACCTAATAGAGATTATGTGGCCAGAATTTTGCCAGAATATGAAGGATATAGTTCCCAAGTCTAATAATAAGATAAATGGCATGTTGCCATTATTGCGCAAGCAGACAAACAAAAGTAGTTCAAAAACAGCCAAATTCTGGCCAAATTTAAGAAAAACTAACAATCAATCATGGCATGTACAATTGGAAACAAAAAATCAATACAGGAAGTATCAATTCATCACATAAAACTATGCTGTacaaaacaagagagagagagagacctgcaGAGGAGGAGCGGCGGTGGAAGAAGGGCGAAGGTCTGGTCGGCGGCGCTGGCGGGCTGCTTGGGGGCAGGGACAGGGGAGTTGGCGCCAGAGGAAGGGGTAGGCCGGAGGGGCGGCGCGCCGCTAGCAGCCCGGCCGGAAGGGTGCCGCAGGCTGGAACCCTACCCGTCACGGAGAGGTCGCTTGATTTCTCTGTTTTTTCCTCTGTTATTTCTTTGTTGGTTCGATGGGAGGAGTCGCGTGGGATTGGGTGATTTGCCCAGCGTCATTCCAATGACCAGTGGCCCCGGCCGCCAACCTTTTAAGGAGGCAAATTATCAAATAAAGAAGTAAAGTATGGAAAAAGATCCAACTTCTTGGAGTGGCTCGGGTAGGGAAAGAAAACAAACCGCTACGTGACACGAGTCAAGAGTTTCCCTAGCGTACTCCTCCTCCGGTGGTGGAGGCCCTGAAGCCGATGGAACCGTTCTTTGGTGAGGTCGTTATTAGAGATGACGGCGGCAATGGTGGCCTCACGTCATGGGTgagctagcccccccccccccaccccccacccctatCGACAACCCGACTCTCATCTCTTTTCTTTCTTGATGATCCTCTCGTGAGTCTCATCTAGTGTGGTCAGTGCAACCCGGTGAAAAGCAGGCGAGGCGACTCGGCAGATGAAGCTGCATCGGCTGGCATGCCTAGAAATAGGCACCCTTTGGACGAAGAGACGGCGGGCATATGGGCGTAGTCGAAGTCTGCACCCAAAATGTTCTGGTAATATCGAAAGTGTTTCAGAGAGGTTTCGAAAGTGATTCGGATGAGAATAGAAGTGTTCTGATAATACCGAGAAGGTCCCGAAACCCTAGAAGGCAACAGAAGGTCTGCAAAGGTTCTAGAAACCTGCAAGGTTCAGGAAGGCCCTAGATGGCTGCCCCCTTGCTCAACTCAAGTGGTGGCAGCTACATTGAGCAGCTTAAGTGGGGTGGGTCGAGGAGGCTAGGGAAGAAACGTTGGTGAAGATGTCATGCTCATGTCGTGCGCGGTCACATTAAATGAGCCACACAGCAGCGGCATGGACACGAGCACACGATGCCCGAAAGCTACTCGATGAAGTGTTCCATCAGAAGAAGATAGAGAGCAAGTCAATGGAAGGTGGGATCCACATTCACCTCGGTGCATTTATCACATAAGTATATCACATCAACTCGACATGCAGATTACAAGGGTCAGATTCACCCTTAGAATGAAACGTGAATCAATGTGTTGCACACCTGCCCTAGAATTGGTAGTTTTTGTGATTTTCGTCGAATATGATACTCCTTCCATCTACTACTACAAGGCCCTTCCTATATTTTATGTCTACCTTTGACAATTAATATTACAAATAAAATGTGAGTTATATATCATAAAAATTATGCCATTGGATGCACATTTGAAAGAAATTCATGGTAATATATTTTTTATGGCATTCAACCATATtttctgttgggtaacgtagtaataattcaaaattttcctacgtgtcaccaagatcaatctaggagatgctagcaacgagagagagggagtgcatcttcatacccttgcagatcgctaagcggaagcgttacaagaacgcggttgatggagtcgtactcgcagcgattcaaatcgccgAAGATCCGATCTagggccgaacggacggcgcctccgcgttcaacacacgtacagcccggggacgtctcctccttcttgatccagcaaggggagaggagaagttgagggagaactccagcagcacgacggcgtggtggcaattgagctcgtggttctccggcagagcttcgctaagcactacggaggaggaggaggaggtgtatgaggagggagggctgcgccagggaagaggtgcggctgccctcccacccctccactatatataggggcaaggggagagggggaggcgccctagggtttcccctagggggcggcggccaagcagattggatctccctaggaaaAATCCTAGGGAGatttgccccccaagccaagcaggtggaggcttgcctccccagccaggtggaggcgccccacctccccaagtaacatgggaaagggtgtggggggcgcaccaccccttagtgggctggtttgccccttcccctttggcccatgaggccctccaacacttgccggggctcccgaaacacctttcggtcatgctggccatagcctggtacccccggaacacttccggactccaatacccttcgtccaatatatcgatcttcaccgccggaccattccggaactcctcgtgatgtccgggatctcatccgggactccgaacaaccttcggtaaccacatactatttcccataacaactctagcgtcaccgaaccttaagtgtgtagaccctacgggttcgggaaccatgcagacatgaccgagacgcctctccggccaataaccaatagcgggatctggatacccatattggctcccacatgttccacgatgatctcatcggatgaaccacgatgtcggggattcaatcaatcccgtatacaattccctttgcctatcggcatgttacttgcccgagattcgatcgtcggtatcccaatacctcgttcaatcttgttaccggcaagtctctttactcgttccgtaacgcatgatcccgtggctaactccttagtcacattgagctcattatgatgatgcattaccgagtgggcccagagatacctctccgtcatacggagtgacaaaccccagtctcgattcgtgccaacccaacagacactttcggagatacctgtagtgcacctttatagccacccagttacgttgtgacgtttggtacacccaaagcattcctacggtatccgggagttgcacaatctcatggtctaaggaaatgatacttgacattagaaaaactcttagcaaacgaactacacgatcttgtgctatgcttaggtttgggtcttgtccatcacatcattctcctaatgatgtgatcccgttatcaatgacatccaatgtccatggtcaggaaaccataaccatctattgatcaacgagctagtcaactagaggtttactagggacatgttgtggtctatgtattcacacatgtattacggtttccagttaatacaattatagcatgaacaatagacaattatcatgaacaaggaaatacaataataaccattttattattgcctctagggcatatttccaacagtctcccacttgcactgagtcaataatctagttcacatcaccatgtgattaacactcaaagttcacatcgccatgtgactaatacccaagagtttactagagtcaataatctagttcacatcaccatgtgattaacactcaatgagttctagggtttgatcatgttatgcttacgagagaggttttagtcaacgggtctgcaacattcagatccatgtgtgctttacaaatctctatgtcatcttgtagatgcagctgccacgcgctacttggagctattccaaataactgctctactatacgaatccggtttactactcagggtcatctggattagtgtcaaagtttgcatcgacgtaaccctttacgacgaactccttttccaccttcataatcgagaaaattccttagtccactagacactaaggataagttcgaccgctgtcatgtgatccattcccggatcactattgtacccttgactaactcatggcaaggcacacttcaggtgcggtacacagcatagcatactgtagagcctacgtcttaagcataggggacgaccttcgtcctttctctctcttctgccgtggtcaggtcttgagtcttactcaatactcacaccttgtaacacagccaagaactccttctttgcttatctattttgaactccttcaaaatcttgtcacggtatgtattcatttgaaagtactattaagcgttttttatctatccttatagatcttgatgctcaatgttcaagtagcttaatccaggttttccattgaaaaacacttttcaaataaccctgtatgctttccagaaattctacatcatttctgatcaacaatatgttaacaacatatactcataaaaaattctatagtgctcccactcacttctttggaaatacaagtttctcataaactttgtataaacccaaaagctttgatcatctcatcaaagcgtacattccaactccgagatgcttactctagtccttagaaggattgctggagctttgcatacttgttagcatctttcaggattgacaaaaccttctggttgtatcacatacaacctttcctcaagaaaatcgtcgaggaaacaatggttttgacatcctatctgcaagatttcataaataatgcagtaactgctaatataatttcaacagactcttagcatcgctatgagtgagaaagtctcatcgtagtcaactccttgaacttgtcggaaaacatcttaacgacaagtcgagctttcttaatggtgacacttaccatcattgtccgtcttccttttaaaatccatctgcacccaacagccttacgaccatcaagtagttcttccaaagtccatactttgtttttatacatggatcctctctcggattttatggcctcgagccattagtcggaatccggtcccaccatcacttctccatagctcgtaggttcattgttgtctagcaacatgacttccaagacagaattacgtaccactctgaagtagtacgcatccttgtcgtcctacgaggtttggtagtgacttgatccgaagtttcatgatcactatcataagcttccacttcaattggtgtaggtgccataggaacaacttcttgtgccctgctacacactagttgaagtgacggttcaataacctcatcaagtctccaccatcctcccactcaattctttcgagagaaacttttcctcgagaaaggacatgtttctagaaacaatcactttgcttccggatctgaaacaggaggtatacccaactgttttgggtattctatgaagatgcatttatccgctttgggttcgagcttatcagcctgaaactttttcacataagcatcgcagccccaaacttttaataaacgacagcttaggtttctctaaaccatagttcatacggtgtcgtctcaacggaattgcgtggtgccctatttaaagtgaatgcggttgtctctaatgcctaacccataaacgatagtgtaattcgataagagacatcatggtatgcaccatatccaatagggtgcagttatgatgttcggacacaccatcacactatggtgttccaggcggtattagtcatgaaacaatttccacaatttcttcattgtgtgccaaactcgtaactcagatattcatctctatgatcatatcacagacattttatcctcttgtcacgacgatcttcaacttcactctgaaattacttgaacctttcaatgattcagacttgtgtttcattaagtaaatatactcagcatctactcaaatcatctgtgaagcaagaacataacgatatccactgcatgcctcagcactcattggactgcacacatcaaaatgtattacttccaacaagttgctttcttgttccatcttactgaaaacgaggtctttcagtcatcttgcccatgtggtatgatttgcatgtctcaagtaaTTCAAAattaagtgagtccaaacgatccatctgtatggactttcttcatgcatatatactaatagacatggttcgcatgtctcaatcttttcaaaaatgagtgagtccaaagatccatcaacatggagcttcttcatgcgttttacaccaatatgactcaagtggcagtgccacaagtatgtggtactatcattactatcttatatcttttggcatgaacatgtgtatcactacgatcgagattcaataaaccattcattttaggtgcaagaccattgaaggtattattcaaatagacagagtaaccattattctccttaaatgaatagccgtattgcgataaacataatccaatcatgtctatgctcaacgcaaacaccaaataacaattatttaggtttaacaccaatctcgatggtagagggagcatgcgatgcttgatcacatcaaccttggaaacacttccaacacatatcgtcatctcacctttagttagtctccatttattccgtagcttttatttcgagttaccaacacttagcaaccgaaccggtatctaataccctggtgctactaggagtactagtaaagtacacattaatataatgtatatccaatatacttctgtcgaccttgcctgacttctcatctactaagtatctagggtagttctgcttcagtgaccgttcccctcattacagaagcacttagtctcgggtttgggttctaccttgggtttcttcactagagcaacaactgatttgccgtttcatgaagtatcccttcttgcccttgcccttcttgagaccagtggttttacaaaccatcaacaattgatgctcctacttgatttccactttcacggtgtcaaacatcgcgaatagctcaaggatcatcatatctatccctgatatgttatagttcatcacgaagctctagtagcttggtggcagtgactttggagaaccatcactatctcagctggaagacaactcccattcgattcaagcgattgtagtactcagacaatctgagcacatgctcaacgattgagcttttctcccttagtttgtaggcttaagaaacttgttggaggtctcacacctcttgacgtgggcacgagcctgaaatcccaatttcagcccttgaaacatctcatatgttccgcgacgtttcaaaaacgtcttcggtgcctcaattctataccgttttcacattacacactgaactatcacgtagtcatcaaaacatgcatgtcagatgttcgcaacacccACAAACGACGctcaaggttcagcacaccgagcggtgcattaaggacataagccttctatgcagcaatgaggacaatcctcagtttacggacccagtccgcataattgctactatcaactttcaactaaattttctctaggaacatatcttaaacagtagaactaaagcgtaagctacgacataatttgcaaagaccttttgactatgttcatgataattaagttcatctaattatttaataaactcccactcagatagacatccctctagtcatctaagtgatacatgatccgagtcaactaggccgtgtccgatcatcacgtgagacggactagtcatcatcggtgaacatctccatgttgatcgtatctactatacgactcatgttcgacctttcggtctcttgtgttccgaggccatgtctgtacatgctaggctcgtcaagtcaacctaagtgtttcgcatgtgtaaactggcttacacccgttgtatgcgaatgttagaatctatcacacccgatcatcacgtggtgcttcgaaacaacgaaccttcgcaacggtgcacagttagggggaacacatctcttgaaattttagtgagggaccatcttatttatgctaccgtcgttctaagcaaataagatgtaaacatgacaaacatcacatgcaaatcataaagtgacatgatatggccaatatcatcttgcgccttttgatctccatcttcgaggcgcggcatgatcaccttcgtcaccggcatgacaccatgatctccatcatcatgatctccatcatcgtgtcttcatgaagttgtctcgccaactattacttctactactatggctaacggttagcaataaagtaaagtaattacatggcactttcattgacacgcaggtcatacaataaattaagacaactcctatggctcctgccggttgtcatactcatcgacatgcaagtcgtgattcctattacaagaacatgatcaatctcatacatcacatatatcattcatcacatccttttggccatatcacatcacatagcataccctgcaaaaacaagttagacgtcctctaattgttgttgcatgttttacgtggctgctatgggtttctagcaagaacgtttcttacctacgcaaaagccacaacggtgatacccttcataaggacccttttcatcgaatccgatccgactaaagtgggagagacagacacccgctagccaccttatgcatcaagtgcatgtcagtcggtggaacctgtctcacgtaagagtacgtgtaaggtcggtccggaccgcttcatcccacaatgccgccgaatcaagataagactagtaacggtaagcaaattgaacaaatcatcgcccacaactactttgtgttctactcgtgcatagaatctacgcatagacctagctcatgatgccactgttaggtaacgtagtaataattcaaaattttcctacgtgtcaccaagatcaatctaggagatgctagcaacgagagaga
This region of Triticum aestivum cultivar Chinese Spring chromosome 2D, IWGSC CS RefSeq v2.1, whole genome shotgun sequence genomic DNA includes:
- the LOC123052883 gene encoding U4/U6 small nuclear ribonucleoprotein Prp31 homolog, with product MKERYAVTDMMKLANRMQFGIPEESSLGDGLGEGYGMLGQAGSGKLRVSAAQNKLAAKVAKKFKEKSYGSSGATSGLTSSLTFTPVQGIELSNPQAHGNLLGSGIQSTYFSETGTFSRISRPGD